The following coding sequences lie in one Candidatus Nitrospira allomarina genomic window:
- a CDS encoding tetratricopeptide repeat protein has protein sequence MAWSQSANLNSLGNRHFSKGFYTEAFQCYAQALEVDRQNGDQRSLATTLGNLGNICAVSGRREQARAYYSEVLELQKILGDERGISTTLANLGNLSADAGEWERARAYYLEALDLMNQLSDYAGKAVLLSDLGLVARETGKEEDALAFYQESLILMRRVGNEAGQSDVFRMMARLYLSQRRFEEAQSCILTSLDVARRLKDELRMGGAWYVLASCHEAQGQWSQAVHYLQKVVRIDQKYQLPKLNENTQRLRALEFQLSARTGTTHE, from the coding sequence ATGGCCTGGTCTCAATCCGCCAATCTCAACTCTTTAGGCAATCGCCATTTTTCCAAAGGTTTTTATACCGAGGCTTTTCAATGTTATGCGCAAGCACTAGAAGTTGATCGTCAAAATGGAGACCAACGGTCGTTGGCCACCACACTGGGCAATTTGGGTAACATTTGCGCCGTGAGTGGTCGTCGGGAACAAGCCAGAGCCTATTATAGTGAGGTGTTAGAGCTGCAAAAAATTCTGGGTGATGAACGGGGGATTAGTACGACTTTAGCCAATTTGGGTAACCTGTCGGCCGATGCTGGCGAATGGGAACGCGCCCGGGCGTATTATCTTGAAGCTTTGGATTTAATGAATCAGTTGTCCGACTATGCCGGAAAGGCAGTGTTACTCTCCGATTTGGGATTAGTCGCGAGGGAAACGGGCAAGGAAGAGGATGCGCTCGCCTTTTACCAGGAATCCTTGATCTTAATGCGTCGGGTCGGGAATGAGGCCGGACAATCCGATGTCTTTCGTATGATGGCACGGTTATATTTAAGTCAACGACGATTTGAGGAGGCGCAATCCTGTATCTTGACCAGCCTGGATGTTGCCAGACGGTTGAAAGATGAACTGCGAATGGGCGGTGCCTGGTATGTTCTTGCCAGTTGCCATGAAGCCCAAGGTCAATGGAGCCAAGCCGTGCATTACTTACAAAAAGTTGTACGCATAGACCAAAAATATCAACTGCCAAAACTCAACGAAAATACACAGCGACTACGGGCTTTAGAATTCCAGCTGAGCGCCAGAACTGGAACAACTCATGAGTGA
- a CDS encoding class I SAM-dependent methyltransferase, whose translation MKPIPISIKSFKQFREAVYAFRLPRIIFSALDLNLFTKMNDRVWTIPELAKRVRVSQRGLAILCRNLASVGLLVKSQSGYRLAPFSKRYLQESSRDFQGDYLALMQRQWSEWSHLTEVIRVGQPLDSQEPETTEYRRSFSWAMHHRSIQPAREVAQQISLKADRTLLDLGGGPGTYALAFLAQNPTLHVTVMDRPAALDVARTLAEQSSLGSRLTYQAGDFLTARISGTYDVVWYSNVLHIYSPADNLKIFKKIKRILNPGGRLLIQDTFLQDPNELQPLEANLFAVSMLLYTQRGNTYSVRNVREWLQRAGLTHSRLLHLKKGTGDWEGQLVEGRLPRSG comes from the coding sequence GTGAAACCGATTCCAATTTCCATTAAATCCTTCAAGCAATTTCGAGAGGCCGTGTATGCCTTTCGATTGCCAAGAATTATTTTCTCAGCATTAGATTTAAATTTATTTACGAAGATGAATGATCGGGTTTGGACGATTCCGGAGTTAGCCAAACGAGTACGGGTGAGCCAACGTGGACTCGCAATCTTGTGCCGGAATCTTGCCAGTGTCGGATTATTGGTCAAGTCACAATCAGGATACCGTCTTGCTCCGTTTTCCAAACGCTATCTCCAGGAATCCAGCAGGGACTTTCAAGGAGACTATCTGGCGCTCATGCAGCGTCAATGGAGCGAATGGTCTCATTTAACGGAAGTGATTCGTGTCGGTCAGCCACTGGACAGCCAGGAACCGGAAACCACGGAATATCGACGATCGTTTTCCTGGGCCATGCATCACCGGTCGATCCAACCGGCCAGGGAGGTTGCCCAACAGATTTCTCTGAAGGCGGATCGCACCCTACTGGATTTAGGCGGGGGACCTGGCACCTATGCTCTGGCCTTCTTAGCGCAAAATCCAACACTTCACGTTACAGTGATGGATAGGCCTGCCGCTCTGGACGTCGCGCGTACGCTGGCGGAACAGTCTTCTTTGGGTAGTCGCTTGACCTATCAAGCTGGTGATTTTTTAACAGCACGCATCTCAGGAACCTATGATGTTGTCTGGTATTCCAATGTCCTTCATATCTATTCTCCTGCAGACAACTTGAAAATTTTCAAAAAAATTAAACGAATTCTCAATCCTGGTGGACGGCTGCTCATTCAAGATACCTTTTTGCAGGATCCAAACGAACTTCAGCCCCTTGAAGCCAATCTCTTTGCCGTCTCCATGTTGCTCTATACCCAACGGGGCAACACCTATTCCGTGCGAAATGTTCGAGAGTGGCTTCAAAGAGCTGGACTCACTCATTCACGGCTTCTTCATCTGAAAAAGGGAACAGGGGATTGGGAGGGTCAATTGGTTGAAGGACGCCTTCCGCGTTCTGGATAG